TGAAGTTCATTGAAGTGTTTAAGATAAtttgtatttgtggttttatatttaaCATTCACTTTGCTTCCTTATAGTGCCTGGTTGTGAAATTAACCCTTGGACAGCAGAAGAACAGAAGCTTTTGGAACAGGCATTAAAGACATATCCAGTTAACACACCTGAACGATGGGAGAAAATAGCAGCTACTGTTCCAGGAAGAACCAAGAAAGATTGCATGAAGAGATACAAGGTAAATATTTCTCACATCTGGAATGTTATAGCAGCCAGAGCCAAAATGAACAATGTATAATGAAATATAAATCAGTTCATATCTACAGACTGTTTTGGAACATGTACAGCTATAGGATTTTGTACTTTGCCTGATTTCAACATTTTGTCCTGCATTGTgaattcttttgtttttttttaaaaataggaaCTTGTTGAAATGGTTAAAGCGAAAAAAGCTGCACAAGACCAAGTCAATACTGCTAGACTGAAGAAATGAAATGATCCACAATCCCTTTTATCATTGTGCATGTgttatttgataataaaatagTAAAATCCAGTCTGAATGTTTTGCTTTATTTCATAGAATAACATTATCTTAACCAGTACATTGCACTGCAAATTTTGTTGTAATCTGGAAGTTGTTCAACAGGAcctacaaaaaaaaataatttattagAGTTAGAAAGCCTTAATCAGCTGCAGACAAACAACACAATTTATGACATACACTTACCAATTGCAGCAATCGCAGGGGCCTTGTTATAGATATATCTGCTGCATACATCTCTTACTGTTTTGGCATCAACAGCCTAGTTCAAAAATGAAACAGATTTAAGACTAATTTATTCACATGTAGCAGATTAAGGTATACTTAGCTGAATGTGTTAATGGACCCAACATCCAAATTTAAAAATGGTCCTTTTTATACAGGTGTTCTCTCAGTTCCTCAAACTCTTCACATTTTGATTTTCTCTAACAGAGGTGTCATCGGTTACACACATCAAGAAGTGAGttgaaagatttttttaaaaactccaccccccccccccccccaaaattatCCTGTACCTCAGTTTTGGGTAGTAACTTGTGAACTCTAATCCCAATCAACTTGTAATGCACAGATCACTTGTATAACAGGAGGACAGAAGAGTTATTTGGCATTCAAGCTTAATTGTTAAAGAAACTACCAGCATATGTACTCACTTCAATTCTAGCTTCAAGCTCGGGGAGTGGAATCCTTCTGTTGTAACATAACATTTGTCTGCCAATGTCTTCACAGATTGGTGTCGAACCTGGAAACAATGAATTCCCGGTGAATACCTACATACAAATAACTATTTCTggaaaaaaacaataaactgtTCTTACCATCAAGCTGCAGTAACATGTTCGTTTTTAGCAGATTCTTTGCTCTTGCAATCTCTGTATCAGTAACACTTGTGCACAATCGCATCCTGAAAAAGAAAAACTGCTTTAGTATTTGCTAACAGCTTCCTGACTGTTttccaatttaaaatctcaaaTTTAAACCTTGAAATGAGGCAGATGGGTTAAACCAAAATGTCTTTGTTTGTGAAGGATAAATGTGGCCATGCTCATTTAAGTGATTTTATTCTGCTGTAgtaaattataaccatataataatcacagcacggaaacagaccatctcggccctcctagtccgtgctgaactcttaatctcacctagtcccacctacccgcactcagcccataaacctgcactcctttcctgtccatatacctatccaattttaccttaaatgacacaactgaactggcctctactacttctacaggaagctcattccacacagctatcactctgagtaaagaaataccccctcgtgtttcccttaaacttctgccccctaactctcaaatcatgtccgctcgtttgaatctcccctactctcaatggaaacagcctattcacgtcaactctatccctctcaaaattttaaatacctcgatcaaatccccccctcaaccttttacgctccaatgaatagagacctaacgtgttcaacctttctctgtaacgtaagtgctgaaacccaggtaacatcctaataaatcgtctctgcactctctaatttattgatatctttcctataattcggtgaccagaactgcacacaatattccaaatttggccttaccaatgccttgtacaattttaacattacatcccaacttctgtactcaatgctttgatttataaaggccagcgttccaaaagccttcttcaccaccctatctacatgagactccaccttcagggaactatgcacagttattcctagatctctctgttccactgcattcctcaatgccctaccatttactctgtatgttctatttggattattcctgccaaaatgtagaaccacacacttctcagcattaaactccatctgccaacgttcagcccattcttctaactggcataaatctccctgcaagctttgaaaacccacctcattatccacaacacctaccttagtatcatcggcatacttaactaatccaatttaccaccccatcatccagatcatttatgtatattacaaacaacattgggcccaaaacagatccctgaggcaccccgctagtcaccggcctccatcccaataaacaattatctaccactactctcttGCATcttccatctagccactgttgaatccattttattactccagcattaatacctaacgactgaaccttcttaactaaccttccatgtggaactttggcaaaggctttgctgaagtccatatagactacatccactgccttaccctcgtcaacattcctcgtaacttcttcaaaaaattcaataaggtttgtcaaacatgaccttccacgcacaaatccatgctggctactcctaatcagatcctgtctatccagataattataaatactatatctaagaatactttccattaatttacccaccactgatgtcaaactgacaggtgtacaattgctaggcttacttctagaaccctttttaaacaatggaaccacatgagcaatacgtcaatcctccggcgcaatccccgtttctaatgacatcttaaagatctccgtcagagctcctgctatttctacacaaacttccctcaaggtcctggggaatatcctgtcaggacccggagatttatccacttttaagtttcttaaaagcgccagtacttccacctctttaattgtcataggttccataacttccttacttgtttcccacaccttacacaagtgaataccgaagagaagaaatcattcaaaatctctcccatctccctcggctccacacatagctgaccactctgattctctaaggggccaattttatccctcactatcctcttgcttttaatataactgtagaaacctttcggatttactttcaccttatttgccaaaccaacctcatatcttcttttagcttttctaatctctttaagattccttttacattctttattcctcgagcaattcctttactccatgctgcctatatctattgtagacatccctctttttccgaaccaaattaccaatatcccttgaaaaccatggtgctttcaaacctttaacctttcctttcaacctaacaggaacataaagattctgtaccctcataatttcacccttaaatgacctccatttctctattacatccttcccataaaacaacttgacccaatccactctctctaaatcccttcgcatctcctcaaagttagcccttctccaatcaaaaatctcaactctaggtcctgtcctgtccttctccataattatattgaagctaatgctattgtgatcactggacccaaagtgctccccaacacatacatctgtcagctgacctatctatcgcattccctaacaggagatccaacactgccccatctctagtcggtacttctatgtattgttgcaaaaaactatcctgcacacatttcacaaactctaaaccatccagcccttttacagaattagcttcccagtctacgtgtggaaaattaaaatctcccacaatcaccaccttgtgtttactacaaatatctgctatctccttacacatttgctcttccaactcacactccccattaggtggcctataatacactcctatcagtgttactgcacctttcccattcctcaattccacccaaatagcctccctagaggagctctctaatctatccttccaaagcaccgccataagattttctcggacaagcaatgcaacacctcctcctctggcccctcctactctatcacacctgaagcaactaaatccaggaatatttagttgccaatcacacccttcctgcaaccatgtttcaccaatagctacaacatcataattccaggtatcaatccatgctttaagctcatccacctttcttacaatgctcctagcattaaaatagatacatttaagatactctccacctcctcctctcttttcatccctatcaatgcattcaaatttattatccttttctttcttctcccctacatctttgggctgagcgcatcccttctccatcacctgcctttcctccctcatacactgtctatttacttgctctactggtgaactaacctcctctcccatagtttcctcaaattgattcccgccccccccccatcttactagtttaaagtctgccctgtagccctagcaaacctccccgctaggatattggtccccccaggattcaagtgtaacccgtccttcttgaataggtcacgcctgccccagaagaggtcccaatgatccagaaacttgaatccctgccccttgctccaatcccacagccacgcattcatcctccacctaattccattcctactctcactgtcgcgtggcacaggcagtaatcccgagattactacctttgcggtccttcttcttaactgccttcctaactccctatactctcgtttcaggacctcttcccctttcctacctatgtcattggtacctacatgtaccacgacctctggctcctcaccctcccacttcaggatatcttggacgcgatcagaaacgtcccgaaccctggcaccagggaggcaaattaccatccgggactcccgatcacctccacagaaccgcctgtctgaacccctgactatcccctgttactatggtcctctttcttctatccctacccttctgagctacagggccgacctctgtgccggaggcccggccactgtcactcccaccaggtaggctgtccccccccccaacagtactcaaacatgagtacttattgtcaaggggtacagccactggggtactctctagtacctgcctcttccccttatACAGTTCAGTGTTTATGTTCATCCTATTGCATAGTTATAATACCAACATATGATAAAGTAGCAGAATCTGATTCACAAATGATTCATCTAAAGTATATGGTTGAGCATTTCCCTGAAACTTAACTATTTGCTGTGCTGTCACAAGGCTGGTACTGTGAAGAATATGGTAATTTGTAATAATTCCTGGGTGTACAAAAGGTAAATATATACTCTTACCACTCTCTTTGAATAAAATGCAGCATCTCATCAATCGTGTTAGACTCGCAGACCATGTAGAGCCCCCAAAGACCAGTGTCTGTATAACAGGTGTTGAACGACTGGAAACTATGGCAGAGGTTACCCTGGCAAGCGATCTGTGCCAGTTTACTGAACAAATTCTGTTTTTTAAGAAAAATGTTTACAGGTCTAAGTGCTtcataatattgaaatagtaacagtagaaaaagataaaaaggatTTTTCTTAGCTTGGAAGGAAGCAAGATATTTAATGTCTAAAATGGTGTGACTAACTTTGTAGCTATGGTTACCTGTTACTTGTGGGTGGCCAAAAGCAGATAGCTAACTTGTTTGCAAACTAGCTTTGTATCAGAAACCAGAAGATgacaattttttttcatttagagTCAAGTTGCTGGTGACTTGTAGGTCTGTCAGGGTCTATTCTACCTTGCACAATCAATGTCTTCAGAAAGGAAGTTATAAAATTTGTAGTACAACCTGATAGCAATCACACTATTTCCCAGTTTTAGAACTAATACTTGCTATGCCCCTTCTAAAGCTAGAATCAAAAACTGGTCTCAGGATGGACTGACCATTTAAGAtcagtgaaaagaaaaatgccTTCTTCAGTTTTCTGGATACTCACCTTGAGTATATTTAAGCAGAGATTAACAGTTTCTGGCCATTAAAGTAGATAGGAGGTTATAGGCTCAGCTACAATTTTATTAAGTTTTACATTTTCTTATTGTCAACTCAAATATCCATCAGACTTGTATATAAATTGCCATTAAGCTCTAAGCAAAACTATTTTCTAATGACTTTTGCATGCTAGTGTACTTACCACACCACCACCAAAAGAACGGTCCCAGTTACCAATTAGTGTGTTTGCCACCATGAGGGGAATGGTGTCTGCATGTGACCAGCCAGCCGCTTCAACAGCAATAGCAATGTGAGCCAATGGCATCTTATCATCTCTTACACGAATCTGTGAAACAATTAATTATCACAGTACAGTACTTCTCTGGAACATTTAGCAATAAGTTAAAATTAAATGAATCTTAAGTATGTTGTAATGTATAATAGCCCAATTAAAGGAATTGGTTCTCAGTTAATGCTGAAACTTAAATCAAGACTCTTGGAGCAACTTTTAGATGCATATACTTCAAACATTTTAGTTACATGTTACTTCTTTACCTGCTACATCCCACCTTGTACTGATTTGCAAACTTGGTACAATCTTTTTCAGAGCTGCCCAAGCACCTAAATTTTCTGTTCCTTCATCGTGACTAATAATACTAATTAGTTTTCCATGAAGATACAAACAATGGTAACAGTGGGGGAAAGCAAAGTGAAGTTGATGATATTTGCACCCTTCCTGGCCACAGGagtggtaccagaggactggaggatagtaaatgttctgttgttcaagaaaggtgaTAGAAAAATCTAcggaattatagaccattgagtctgtGCATCAAACAAACAGAGTATTCATGAGCACTTGGAGAAAGTCGtgtaagaatcaggtttaacttcACCagtaatatgttgtgaaatttgataacttaaaTTTTGTTAACTatcagcaacagtacaatgataatatgggaaaacatttaataaaatcaattacagtgagcgtctatattttaaataaattgaaaagtgcaaaaacaaaagataatttggaaaaaaagtagtgaggtggtgttcaatgtccatttaagaatcggatgacagaggggaagaatctgtgtgtgtaccttcaggcttctttaTGTCCTGTGATGGGAACAGTGAAAGGAAGGCAcatcctgggtgacgggggtccttaataataaacaCTGCCCTTCTGAGATGCTGTTCagaggggcaggtcatgcctcaagcCTAACAGcctttttttgaggaggtgataaaACAAACTAACGAAGGTAAAGTAGATGCgtatttggatttcagcaaggcatttgtaaGTTTCCCATGGTAAACTCATCCacaaagtcatgaggcatgggtcCATTGAAACTTGGCTGAATGGATTTAGAATGGGCTTGCCCATGGAGGGTAGAAGGTGTAAGTCAAAGTGTATTCTGCCTGAAGGTCAATGGTCAGCAGAGTTCccatggatctgttctgggacccctactctgatGTTTAGAAATTACTTGGATGAGGAAATGAtgaggtgggttagtaagtttgcagataacatgaaGGTTGGAGGTCTTTTAACTTAATGAGGTGCCAGAGGTTGATacaaggacatttaagagattcttaggcaCGTAAGAATGTGGATGTAAGAAAATGGAAGATTACAAGCCATGTaagagggaagggctagattgatcatGGAATAGGTTTATACTGAAGGGCCCATATTGAGCTCTACTTTTCTATGAAGAGGATTACGACCGCCCTGGTGACATCACATTGTGAAGTCATCAGATGGTTGCCACAGATCTCTTCAGAATATAAAGAGTCTAAAGTTAGAAATGTTTGGGCTTATTTGCAAAGAGACAATAAATGCAACCATTCATGTAAATGGATTTCAAATGGATCAATCACCCACATCTGCAGCATGGAACCTCTACAATGATGAGATCTGATGCACATACCTCACTTCCTGTGAATTTACATGGAGGCAGATCTGGCGTGATGTTACCTTCGTACGTACTTAAATTACCAAAGTGACGCTTTGCTAAGTCAACCAGTTTATCATGTCCTACACCTGGAAGATGGCATTGAAACTTTCCATCACTATAACAAAATGTACATCTACACTGACAGACAGCAATCATCTCAGTCCAACTAATTTCTGCACATTATAAAGCACATAATTAGGACAAGAATGAACCACAAGTTACACATATAGTtcaatttttttaattgaaaaaGGATTTAGCATTATTTCCTGACATATATGAcatataaactcttcttgggctgtacctgtacccagctggaagcccaagaagaattTTTTGTCATTTTTTCATTATTGCTGAACCTAattagcttccccccccccccatttgccCTTCCTTTTCACATATGTCTTTATGCAAGCAGACTAAGAACTCAGTGTTCGAGTTTTGCTCAGTTCCATCTTCTGCTGACATACCTACTTGTTTATAGCAGGGTCCCTTCATAGTTACACTGCAAGTTAATACTGATGTTTCCTCACATTGAGAGTATGATTTGTAACCCAATGGCACAAATCAGGGACTGAATATAGGCCATCTATACAGCAGAAATCCAACCAATTGGATTTTGTAGTATGTTTCAAAAACAAAATATAATGAACTTAATCCTTCAGGCTATTGCACCACAGCCTTGTTTACAAAAAGCACCATAATGCGTTAAAAGATTTGACTAAGAATATAATAA
The genomic region above belongs to Hypanus sabinus isolate sHypSab1 chromosome 13, sHypSab1.hap1, whole genome shotgun sequence and contains:
- the pmpcb gene encoding mitochondrial-processing peptidase subunit beta — encoded protein: MAVCARRAVQAAGQRLLRTDWRGGKPQTVLNSWKRFQASQATAAQVILNVPETKLTILENGLRVTSEDSGLPTCTVGLWIDAGSRYENEKNNGTAHFLEHMAFKGTKKRSQLDLELEIENMGAHLNAYTSREQTVYYAKAFSKDLPRAVEILADIIQNSTLGAAEIERERGVILREMQEVETNLQEVVFDYLHATAYRSTALGRTILGPTENIKSISRNDLVEYITMHYKGPRMVLAAAGGVGHDKLVDLAKRHFGNLSTYEGNITPDLPPCKFTGSEIRVRDDKMPLAHIAIAVEAAGWSHADTIPLMVANTLIGNWDRSFGGGVNLFSKLAQIACQGNLCHSFQSFNTCYTDTGLWGLYMVCESNTIDEMLHFIQREWMRLCTSVTDTEIARAKNLLKTNMLLQLDGSTPICEDIGRQMLCYNRRIPLPELEARIEAVDAKTVRDVCSRYIYNKAPAIAAIGPVEQLPDYNKICSAMYWLR